The proteins below come from a single Lepeophtheirus salmonis chromosome 4, UVic_Lsal_1.4, whole genome shotgun sequence genomic window:
- the LOC121116246 gene encoding uncharacterized protein isoform X2, giving the protein MTANKIMSGTMFRAKIRERKRNSKIKQKDSLGSKNPFLRFLTNYAGVSTTHGIHYIFEPEGSIFTRILWAIIVITSIVLSAIMSKDAYQAWQDDPILTTVATTGLPIRKIRFPAITICNQGNIKDVTEKVINMRFETYLRDVRNTSIASIQQYKIEYFRDYLKHYLNSTDIYLRDVIRLMKSINPEATARSTIATKELDPCSMKEIKQYHDSNQNITNTTYIDNNSYDDDDLCPRGFSFVKNLSVCVFLTPTIDIKEQYNYWCSYFGGSTFQIKTQEDLSILQYIARLSNYSSRIESVFFVDAGTSEFEIKTLKDLISQGQQFLINDDFEMGKCLTVRMGYSGEIIFNSVDCTDTYPMICVKYISICSKKDEEDDLVPVERLLSPTASQKIEKYQGFIRSTIDDFFETLDKNKSYTELFELLWFDKLPCYEITLTDASFLRKCWWKNRPVPCAALFQPIPTDGGICCSFNLEKAEDMFKKSIFSEKLASLHEKERKMSKFSPKLPSYWDERGEPYPSDGKQDGLTVILDANTYLTDTSTVTSDETGFYAYIDGGGQFPILSRRSIPIAAGRNNYVSLSAIDIVTDDQVREIPTEKRNCYFSYERKLKYFKHYSRNNCLFECHLLHARKHASCTPWYYPMLSNEVEICGPWKANQFLRASKNVTENDCDCQPDCITTIYSSSVATLPFRECNLRNLDLSYFCTFQINDLPDPQIFGSEIIIRQYGNVELNKLVNNKYKSQFRSDDIKYKLGTSKLDILYSRKQFYNSFESDIAVVNFYFDTSAVLQYSRRKKLTTIEFMGQIGGLLGLCIGFSIISFIELIYWFVYKVFIKFSSKNK; this is encoded by the exons ATGACGGCTAATAAGATTATGAGTGGTACTATGTTCCGAGCTAAGATTAGAGAAAGGAAACGCAACtcaaaaattaagcaaaaagATAGCCTAg GTTCAAAGAATCCATTTTTAAGATTCCTGACCAATTATGCCGGAGTTTCAACTACTCATGGAATACACTATATTTTTGAGCCAGAAGGAAGTATATTTACTAGAATACTCTGGGCAATAATTGTCATAACATCAATAGTACTTAGTGCTATCATGTCAAAAGATGCATACCAAGCCTGGCAGGATGATCCCATTCTTACGACCGTAGCAACTACGGGTTTACCCATAAGAAAAATCAGATTTCCTGCAATTACGATATGTAATCAA gGTAACATTAAAGATGTAACggaaaaagttataaacatgCGTTTTGAGACATATCTTCGTGACGTTCGAAATACCAGTATTGCCAGTATTCAACAGTATAAGATCGAGTACTTTAGAG attacttaaaacattatttgaattcGACTGATATTTATCTTCGGGACGTCATAAGACTTATGAAGTCCATTAATCCAGAAGCAACAGCTCGTTCCACCATTGCAACTAAAGAATTAGATCCTTGTAGTATGAAGGAAATCAAACAGTATCATGATTCtaatcaaaatattaccaaTACTACCTATATAGATAATAACTCTTATG ACGATGATGACCTATGCCCAAGaggtttttcttttgttaaaaaccTATCTGTTTGTGTTTTTCTTACACCAACTATCGATATCAAAGAGCAATATAATTATTGGTGTAGCTACTTCGGAGGCTCCACATTCCAAATCAAAACACAAGAAGATTTAAGTATCCTACAGTACATTGCAAGACTTTCTAATTATTCAAGTAGAATAGaaagtgtattttttgttgatgctGGAACATctgaatttgaaataaagacTTTGAAGGATCTTATCTCTCAGGGCCAACAATTTCTGATAAATGATGATTTTGAAATGGGAAAATGTTTAACAGTTAGGATGGGATATTctggagaaataatttttaattcagtgGATTGTACTGATACTTACCCAATGATTTGcgtcaaatatatttcaatttgttcaaaaaaagacGAGGAAGACGATTTG GTTCCCGTAGAGCGACTTCTTTCTCCAACCGCCTcacagaaaattgaaaaatatcaaggGTTTATACGATCCACAATAGATGACTTTTTTGAgacattagataaaaataagtcTTATACAGAATTATTTGAGTTACTTTGGTTTGATAAGTTACCTTGCTATGAAATCACTCTTACTGATG CATCATTTTTACGGAAATGCTGGTGGAAAAATAGACCTGTTCCTTGTGCTGCTCTCTTTCAACCCATTCCAACTGATGGTGGGATATGTTGCTCTTTCAATTTGGAAAAGGCTGAAGATATGtttaagaaaagtatattttcggAGAAGCTGGCTTCACTTCACGAAAAAGAGAGGAAAATGTctaaattttctccaaaattgCCCTCATATTGGGATGAAAGAG GTGAGCCTTATCCAAGTGACGGAAAACAAGATGGTCTGACTGTTATTTTGGATGCCAATACATATTTAACAGATACTTCAACCGTGACGTCAGATGAAACTGGATTTTATGCATATATAGATGGAGGAGGGCAATTCCCTATTTTATCACGCAGATCCATTCCAATTGCAGCTGGGAGAAATAACTACGTGTCTCTTTCTGCCATCGATATTGTTACAGACGACCAAGTTAGA gaAATCCCAACTGAAAAacgaaattgttattttagctATGAAAGGAAACTCAAATACTTTAAACATTATTCAAGAAATAATTGTCTTTTTGAATGTCATCTACTTCATGCCCGAAAACACGCATCTTGCACACCCTGGTATTACCCTATGTTGAGTAATGAGGTTGAAATTTGTGGTCCATGGAAGGCAAATCAATTTTTGAG aGCTTCAAAGAACGTTACAGAGAATGATTGTGATTGCCAACCAGACTGCATTACCACAATTTATTCCTCTTCTGTTGCTACTCTTCCCTTCCGAGAATGTAACTTGAGAAATTTAGATCTGTCTTACTTCTGTACCTTTCAGATTAATGATTTACCAGATCCTCAAATATTTGGTTCG gAAATCATAATACGACAATATGGCAACGTGGAATTAAATAAACTtgtcaataataaatacaaatcccaatTCCGTTCAGATGATATCAAATATAAACTCGGCACCTCAAAGCTTGATATCTTATATTCTAGAAAACAATTCTACAATTCTTTTGAGTCAGATATAGCTGTTGTCAACTTCTACTTTGATACATCAGCCGTGCTTCAGTATTCGAGACGGAAAAAACTAACCACGATCGAGTTTATGGGACAAATTGGGGGGCTACTCGGGCTTTGCATTGGATTTAGTATCATTTCCTTTATTGAACTGATTTATTGGTTCGTTTATAaagtctttataaaattttcttcgaaaaataaatag
- the LOC121116246 gene encoding uncharacterized protein isoform X1 — translation MTANKIMSGTMFRAKIRERKRNSKIKQKDSLGSKNPFLRFLTNYAGVSTTHGIHYIFEPEGSIFTRILWAIIVITSIVLSAIMSKDAYQAWQDDPILTTVATTGLPIRKIRFPAITICNQGNIKDVTEKVINMRFETYLRDVRNTSIASIQQYKIEYFRDYLKHYLNSTDIYLRDVIRLMKSINPEATARSTIATKELDPCSMKEIKQYHDSNQNITNTTYIDNNSYVDDDDLCPRGFSFVKNLSVCVFLTPTIDIKEQYNYWCSYFGGSTFQIKTQEDLSILQYIARLSNYSSRIESVFFVDAGTSEFEIKTLKDLISQGQQFLINDDFEMGKCLTVRMGYSGEIIFNSVDCTDTYPMICVKYISICSKKDEEDDLVPVERLLSPTASQKIEKYQGFIRSTIDDFFETLDKNKSYTELFELLWFDKLPCYEITLTDASFLRKCWWKNRPVPCAALFQPIPTDGGICCSFNLEKAEDMFKKSIFSEKLASLHEKERKMSKFSPKLPSYWDERGEPYPSDGKQDGLTVILDANTYLTDTSTVTSDETGFYAYIDGGGQFPILSRRSIPIAAGRNNYVSLSAIDIVTDDQVREIPTEKRNCYFSYERKLKYFKHYSRNNCLFECHLLHARKHASCTPWYYPMLSNEVEICGPWKANQFLRASKNVTENDCDCQPDCITTIYSSSVATLPFRECNLRNLDLSYFCTFQINDLPDPQIFGSEIIIRQYGNVELNKLVNNKYKSQFRSDDIKYKLGTSKLDILYSRKQFYNSFESDIAVVNFYFDTSAVLQYSRRKKLTTIEFMGQIGGLLGLCIGFSIISFIELIYWFVYKVFIKFSSKNK, via the exons ATGACGGCTAATAAGATTATGAGTGGTACTATGTTCCGAGCTAAGATTAGAGAAAGGAAACGCAACtcaaaaattaagcaaaaagATAGCCTAg GTTCAAAGAATCCATTTTTAAGATTCCTGACCAATTATGCCGGAGTTTCAACTACTCATGGAATACACTATATTTTTGAGCCAGAAGGAAGTATATTTACTAGAATACTCTGGGCAATAATTGTCATAACATCAATAGTACTTAGTGCTATCATGTCAAAAGATGCATACCAAGCCTGGCAGGATGATCCCATTCTTACGACCGTAGCAACTACGGGTTTACCCATAAGAAAAATCAGATTTCCTGCAATTACGATATGTAATCAA gGTAACATTAAAGATGTAACggaaaaagttataaacatgCGTTTTGAGACATATCTTCGTGACGTTCGAAATACCAGTATTGCCAGTATTCAACAGTATAAGATCGAGTACTTTAGAG attacttaaaacattatttgaattcGACTGATATTTATCTTCGGGACGTCATAAGACTTATGAAGTCCATTAATCCAGAAGCAACAGCTCGTTCCACCATTGCAACTAAAGAATTAGATCCTTGTAGTATGAAGGAAATCAAACAGTATCATGATTCtaatcaaaatattaccaaTACTACCTATATAGATAATAACTCTTATG TAGACGATGATGACCTATGCCCAAGaggtttttcttttgttaaaaaccTATCTGTTTGTGTTTTTCTTACACCAACTATCGATATCAAAGAGCAATATAATTATTGGTGTAGCTACTTCGGAGGCTCCACATTCCAAATCAAAACACAAGAAGATTTAAGTATCCTACAGTACATTGCAAGACTTTCTAATTATTCAAGTAGAATAGaaagtgtattttttgttgatgctGGAACATctgaatttgaaataaagacTTTGAAGGATCTTATCTCTCAGGGCCAACAATTTCTGATAAATGATGATTTTGAAATGGGAAAATGTTTAACAGTTAGGATGGGATATTctggagaaataatttttaattcagtgGATTGTACTGATACTTACCCAATGATTTGcgtcaaatatatttcaatttgttcaaaaaaagacGAGGAAGACGATTTG GTTCCCGTAGAGCGACTTCTTTCTCCAACCGCCTcacagaaaattgaaaaatatcaaggGTTTATACGATCCACAATAGATGACTTTTTTGAgacattagataaaaataagtcTTATACAGAATTATTTGAGTTACTTTGGTTTGATAAGTTACCTTGCTATGAAATCACTCTTACTGATG CATCATTTTTACGGAAATGCTGGTGGAAAAATAGACCTGTTCCTTGTGCTGCTCTCTTTCAACCCATTCCAACTGATGGTGGGATATGTTGCTCTTTCAATTTGGAAAAGGCTGAAGATATGtttaagaaaagtatattttcggAGAAGCTGGCTTCACTTCACGAAAAAGAGAGGAAAATGTctaaattttctccaaaattgCCCTCATATTGGGATGAAAGAG GTGAGCCTTATCCAAGTGACGGAAAACAAGATGGTCTGACTGTTATTTTGGATGCCAATACATATTTAACAGATACTTCAACCGTGACGTCAGATGAAACTGGATTTTATGCATATATAGATGGAGGAGGGCAATTCCCTATTTTATCACGCAGATCCATTCCAATTGCAGCTGGGAGAAATAACTACGTGTCTCTTTCTGCCATCGATATTGTTACAGACGACCAAGTTAGA gaAATCCCAACTGAAAAacgaaattgttattttagctATGAAAGGAAACTCAAATACTTTAAACATTATTCAAGAAATAATTGTCTTTTTGAATGTCATCTACTTCATGCCCGAAAACACGCATCTTGCACACCCTGGTATTACCCTATGTTGAGTAATGAGGTTGAAATTTGTGGTCCATGGAAGGCAAATCAATTTTTGAG aGCTTCAAAGAACGTTACAGAGAATGATTGTGATTGCCAACCAGACTGCATTACCACAATTTATTCCTCTTCTGTTGCTACTCTTCCCTTCCGAGAATGTAACTTGAGAAATTTAGATCTGTCTTACTTCTGTACCTTTCAGATTAATGATTTACCAGATCCTCAAATATTTGGTTCG gAAATCATAATACGACAATATGGCAACGTGGAATTAAATAAACTtgtcaataataaatacaaatcccaatTCCGTTCAGATGATATCAAATATAAACTCGGCACCTCAAAGCTTGATATCTTATATTCTAGAAAACAATTCTACAATTCTTTTGAGTCAGATATAGCTGTTGTCAACTTCTACTTTGATACATCAGCCGTGCTTCAGTATTCGAGACGGAAAAAACTAACCACGATCGAGTTTATGGGACAAATTGGGGGGCTACTCGGGCTTTGCATTGGATTTAGTATCATTTCCTTTATTGAACTGATTTATTGGTTCGTTTATAaagtctttataaaattttcttcgaaaaataaatag